One region of Acidimicrobiia bacterium genomic DNA includes:
- a CDS encoding MFS transporter — translation MAADDHGGDPCDPHPPDPDQPDPDLEVAVPPEPGEADALAPTARLTRAVRSLAIDVTPLRTSRDFRLVWLGEIVSETGSQFTLVALYIQVYNLTGSSLAVGGIGIAQLVPLLLVSIFGSPLIDRIDRRRLLLLSQVVQAGGSGLLLLGAVVGNPPLLLVYAAAGVVGGVSGFALSTRSALTPTLVPAEQLPQALALNQAMWNTALIAGPAIGGVVVAQFGLASAYAIDTASFVATIVAAVMMSPHPPVVSHDVAHTGLRAVGEGFRYLRGRRVLQSTFIVDLIAMIFGMPRAVFPVLAHAQFHRGDAVVGLLFSAPAAGALIGALTTGWVGRVRRQGLAVLVAVAIWGTGITLFGLAGDRLLLALLCLAVAGGADVVSAVFRSTILQLSVPDDLRGRMSAVHILVVTGGPRIGDLEAGGIASAFTPTVSVVSGGLLCLGGVALLALAVPAFARYRSGDEV, via the coding sequence ATGGCTGCGGACGATCACGGAGGTGACCCGTGCGATCCGCATCCGCCCGACCCGGACCAGCCCGACCCGGACCTCGAGGTCGCCGTCCCGCCCGAGCCCGGTGAGGCCGACGCCCTCGCGCCGACCGCCCGGCTCACCCGGGCCGTGCGTTCGCTCGCCATCGACGTCACACCGCTGCGCACGTCGCGCGACTTCCGGCTCGTCTGGCTGGGCGAGATCGTCTCCGAGACCGGCTCGCAGTTCACGCTCGTCGCGCTCTACATCCAGGTCTACAACCTGACGGGCTCGTCGCTCGCGGTCGGCGGCATCGGCATCGCGCAGCTCGTACCGCTCCTGCTGGTCTCGATCTTCGGCAGCCCGCTCATCGACCGCATCGACCGGCGACGCCTGCTGCTCCTCTCGCAGGTCGTGCAGGCGGGCGGCTCGGGCCTCCTGTTGCTCGGCGCGGTCGTCGGCAACCCGCCGCTCCTGCTCGTCTACGCGGCCGCGGGCGTCGTCGGTGGTGTGAGCGGCTTCGCGCTGTCGACGCGCAGCGCGCTCACACCCACGCTCGTCCCCGCGGAGCAACTGCCGCAGGCGCTCGCGCTCAACCAGGCGATGTGGAACACCGCGTTGATCGCGGGACCCGCGATCGGCGGCGTCGTCGTCGCGCAGTTCGGTCTCGCGAGCGCGTACGCGATCGACACCGCGAGCTTCGTCGCGACGATCGTCGCGGCGGTGATGATGTCGCCGCATCCACCCGTCGTGAGTCACGACGTCGCGCACACCGGGCTGCGCGCGGTCGGCGAGGGGTTCCGCTACCTGCGCGGCCGTCGCGTGCTGCAGTCGACGTTCATCGTCGATCTGATCGCGATGATCTTCGGCATGCCGCGCGCGGTGTTCCCGGTCCTCGCTCACGCGCAGTTCCATCGCGGGGACGCGGTCGTCGGGCTCCTGTTCTCCGCGCCCGCGGCCGGTGCGCTCATCGGTGCGCTCACGACGGGCTGGGTCGGCCGCGTGCGCAGGCAAGGTCTGGCAGTGCTCGTCGCGGTCGCGATCTGGGGCACGGGCATCACGCTGTTCGGGCTCGCGGGCGACCGCCTGCTGCTCGCGTTGCTCTGTCTCGCGGTCGCGGGCGGTGCGGACGTCGTGTCGGCCGTCTTCCGCAGCACGATCCTGCAGCTCTCCGTGCCCGATGACCTGCGAGGACGCATGTCCGCGGTCCACATCCTCGTCGTCACGGGCGGGCCGCGCATCGGCGATCTCGAGGCCGGCGGCATCGCGTCTGCGTTCACGCCGACGGTGTCGGTCGTGTCGGGTGGGCTGCTCTGCCTCGGCGGTGTCGCGCTGCTCGCGCTCGCAGTGCCCGCGTTCGCGCGCTACCGCAGCGGTGACGAGGTGTGA
- a CDS encoding peroxiredoxin, protein MAVRLGDDAPNFTAETTEGKVNLYDYLGNSWGMLFSHPKDFTPVCTTELGAFAARKAEFDERGVKLIGISVDPLDSHKGWANDIEETQGAKLNYPLIADPDHEVADLYDMIHPNANDTLTARTVFIIGPDKKVKLMLTYPASTGRNVDELLRVIDSLQLTANHSVSTPVNWKQGEDVIIAPAINDDDAKKRFGDFRTLKPYLRYTKQPK, encoded by the coding sequence ATGGCAGTCCGCTTGGGTGACGACGCTCCGAACTTCACCGCGGAGACCACCGAGGGGAAGGTGAACCTCTACGACTACCTCGGCAACAGCTGGGGGATGTTGTTCTCGCATCCGAAGGACTTCACGCCCGTCTGCACCACCGAGCTGGGCGCGTTCGCGGCACGCAAGGCGGAGTTCGACGAGCGCGGCGTGAAGCTGATCGGGATCTCGGTCGACCCGCTCGACTCCCACAAGGGCTGGGCGAACGACATCGAGGAGACCCAGGGCGCCAAGCTCAACTACCCGCTGATCGCGGACCCGGACCACGAGGTCGCCGACCTCTACGACATGATCCACCCGAACGCGAACGACACGTTGACCGCGCGCACGGTGTTCATCATCGGTCCGGACAAGAAGGTCAAGCTCATGCTCACGTACCCCGCGAGCACGGGCCGCAACGTCGACGAGCTGCTGCGCGTGATCGACTCGCTCCAGCTCACCGCGAACCACAGCGTCTCGACCCCGGTGAACTGGAAGCAGGGCGAGGACGTGATCATCGCCCCCGCCATCAACGACGACGACGCCAAGAAGCGCTTCGGCGACTTCCGCACCCTGAAGCCCTACCTGCGCTACACGAAGCAGCCCAAGTAG
- a CDS encoding ArsR family transcriptional regulator yields the protein MTDERDGVLGPAADGITSLADPMRRALYRHVVDAGGDVGRDDAAQALGVSRSLAAYHLDRLVADGLLEVRYERRSGRRGPGAGRPAKLYTRARKALQVSLPPRDYEVAARLLARAAETDTGARRALLDEAYRFGAQLGADASHDGGGAVDTLLRDRGYEPYEDDGVVRLRNCPFDALAQDHRDLVCGMNHALLRGLVAALGVPEHAVRLDPREGCCCVAFTLDA from the coding sequence GTGACCGACGAGCGAGACGGCGTCCTCGGGCCCGCGGCGGACGGGATCACGAGCCTCGCCGACCCGATGCGGCGGGCGCTGTACCGCCACGTCGTGGACGCGGGCGGCGACGTCGGCCGCGACGACGCCGCCCAGGCCCTGGGCGTGAGCCGGTCGCTCGCCGCGTACCACCTCGACCGGCTCGTCGCGGACGGCCTCCTCGAGGTGCGCTACGAGCGACGCAGCGGTCGCCGGGGGCCGGGCGCGGGCCGGCCGGCCAAGCTCTACACGCGCGCGCGGAAGGCGCTCCAGGTCTCGTTGCCGCCGCGCGACTACGAGGTCGCGGCGCGGCTGCTCGCACGGGCCGCCGAGACCGACACCGGCGCGCGGCGCGCGCTGCTCGACGAGGCGTACCGGTTCGGCGCGCAGCTCGGGGCGGACGCGAGCCATGACGGCGGGGGCGCGGTCGACACGCTCCTGCGCGACCGGGGGTACGAGCCGTACGAGGACGACGGTGTCGTGCGGTTGCGCAACTGCCCGTTCGACGCCCTCGCTCAGGACCATCGCGACCTCGTGTGCGGGATGAACCACGCGTTGCTGCGCGGGCTCGTCGCGGCCCTCGGCGTGCCGGAGCACGCCGTGCGTCTCGACCCGCGCGAAGGCTGCTGCTGCGTCGCGTTCACCCTGGACGCGTGA